In one window of Gossypium hirsutum isolate 1008001.06 chromosome A01, Gossypium_hirsutum_v2.1, whole genome shotgun sequence DNA:
- the LOC107918122 gene encoding uncharacterized protein, whose product MLPINYESWHHMPDSNKNQALANIKERFALEVSDDYIKKALGKKWRDNKSTFKKQYFKKDISLEEKLRNVLPGMLMYQWQDAVRFWSSKKGRYYVFPNSYI is encoded by the exons ATGCTGCCCAttaactacgaatcatggcatcacatgcctgatagcaacaaaaatcaggctctcgctaatattaag gagagatttgctttagaggtctccgatgattatataaagaaggcattaggtaaaaaatggagagacaataaaagcacttttaaaaaacaatattttaagaaagacataagcctcgaggaaaaattgagaaatgtccTGCCGGGAATGCTGATGTACCAATGgcaagatgcggttagattctggAGTTCAAAGAAAGGGAGGTATtacgtatttccaaactcttatatatag